A stretch of DNA from Campylobacteraceae bacterium:
TAGTAGCTAATGCAAATAATAAAACAAGTGAAGGCAAAAAAATATCAGATGAAATGATTTCTGGTTATACGAACCTAACCGAAAATATAAATAATACAATACGATTAATTGCCAATGTTGAGACCTCCTCAAAAGAACAAAAGCTTGGCATTGAACAAATTAATGATGCGATTAGCACACAAGACAGAGAAACTCAAAAAATCGCATTTGCAGCAAATGAAACCTTAGAAATTGCAGTAAGTTCAGCAGACATATCTCAAAAAATAGTGGACAGTGTGAATCAAAAAGAATTTATTGGAAAAAATGATATTAAAGATAGAAGAGAAAAAGACTTTGATTTAGATTATGATAACAATGAAAGACGAAGTGGAGAAAAAGCCATTATGAGACAAAAAAGTAATTTGAAAATAAATAAAAATAAAATTATAAAAGAAAGAAGTGAAAAAACAAAAGAAGAAGTGAATAGCACAGTATTTGCAACAAATGATCAAAAAGAATGGGAAAGTTTTTAAGGTTACTTTTTTTGTTTCTAAATTTATTTGGATGGATATGTTTTAAAATCACTTGATTTTGTTAAAGAGAGTTTATTTTTATAGTAGTTTTTAGGGGTTTCTTTCATAAAAAATTTAAATTCTCTTATAAAATGGGATTGATCAAAAAAACCTGTTTCATGCGCTGTTTTGGTGAAACTTTCTAAATCAAGTTTATTTAAAAGATCTTTTGCATTTCTCATTCTGATTACACGAAGAAATACCTTAGGACTAAGACCTATTTCTTTTTTAAAACTACGTTCCATTTGTCTGATACTTATATCAAAGTCTTTACATAAAGAATCCAAGGTAATATCACCCTTATTATCAAGAACTTTAGAGATCAAAGGAAACATCCACGGCGCATTCTTTTTTTTACTTTCTTGAAGTTTTTTAATTAAAAAGTTTTCAATCTCTTTTATTCTTTCTTCTACAGTACTTTTACTAATAAGTGAATTGTACAAAGCATCTAAGGGCCAGTTTTTTGTATTGTGAAGAGGAGTGTTTTTATCTGCAAAAGATTCTATCTTTTCTTCAAAAAAAACATAAGCACCTGCTGTTTTAAAACGTACTCCAATAATATAGAGTTCTTTGTCAAAATGTAGATATGTTGGGTATTTTGTAGGTCCATCTATAGAAAACTTTCCTATACAATCAAAAGTATTGTTATTCATTTTGCTAAAATATGCTTTGGCAAAATTAATTGAAAAACCCATACTTGCATCACTTAATATTTTATAAATCATTTCTTTTTTAAAGTCTTTTTTTTGTATTAACCAATAAGAGTGAACATAGGGTTTTAAGCGGGTATGGGGTTCAAATAATTTAAAATTAAGTGCGTCTAAATTTGCATTAAAGTATCCCATACTCCTCCTATCTCTTATAAAATATGTTCTTTTACTTCAAGCATTATATCATCTAATTGTTCATTCGTATATTTATGTGTATCTACTCCATAAAGTAAATAAGGATCAAGTTCTTTCATACCTAAAGCGGAAGCTGTAATAGAATAAGAAGATAAACAATCTTTTACATTTACATTCATATTTTTATAATCTTCTTCACTTCCTCCAATAGTAACAATCATTTGAAACTCTTTATTTTGTAAATTAAGAGCTTTCCATGCACCCTTATCATCATACTTATAAGCAAAACCATAGGTATAAATATCATCCATCCATTGTTTTAAAATAGCAGGTGCCGTCCACCAATAAAGAGGGAATTGAAAGATTATTTTTTGGGCATTTAATAAATCTTCTTGTTCTTTTTTTACGTCAAAATTATAATCTTGATACAAAGATTTAATATCTTTATATATAATATCTTCTTCATTTTCAAGGGTGTGTTTAATTCTTTTATTGATTTTAGAATCATTTGGATTGGAGTGGGCCATAATAATTAATGTTTTCTTTTTCATTGTTTTCCTTTTTTTAGAAGTATATAGAAAAAGTTTTTTTATTAATTGTACAAAAGCGACAAATAGAATATTTGAAGCTAACAAGCTCAAAACGTACTAAAGTGCTCTTTTAATAAGCCCTTCGTAATTTCTGTTTTATACGAATACAATTATTTTTTTTCGCTTAAAAAAGGAAGATTTAACAGACTTAAAATATTAGTCATTTGTTTTTTATCTTGAAGGTTTGCTAAGCCTATAGTCATTGTTTCATACTCATCTTTTGGTTTTGCAGTATAAGAAGAAAATATTTTATCCCAAAAAGATATATTAAAACCGTAGTTTGAGTTTAGTTCTTCTTTATGCACACTGTGATGAATTCTATGCATATCAGGTGTTACAATTAAAAACCTAAGATATTTATCAAAAGATTTATTTAAACGTATATTTGAATGATTAAAAACAGCAAGACTGCTTAAGATAATCTCAAAAATAAAAACAGCTAAAAGGGGTGCTCCTAAAATAAGAATAGCTGCTATTTTTATTATCATTGAAAAAAGTATTTCTACAGGATGAAATCTAAGAGCTGTGCTTAAATCATAATCCATATCGCTGTGATGAACTTTATGAAACTTCCAAAAAAATGTATTTTTATGAAAATATCTGTGTTGAAAATATATAAGTAAATCCAATAATACTACGGAAAGAAGAATCTCTAAGAAGTAGGGAAGTTCAAGGTAAGAAAACAAACCTATGTTCTTCTCATAAGCTAATATAGCTGCCCCAATAGCTGCAAAAGGAAGAAATAACTTCACTAAAAAAGAGCCCAGGAATACGAGTAAAAAATTACTGAACCAACGCTTTTGTTTTTTAATTTTTAATTTTCTTTGAGGAATAAACACTTCTAAAAAAAACATGATAAAAATAATTGAAACAAAGAATGTTATTCGTATTAAGGCTTCATTGTTTAAAATAAAAGTATTTAGAGTATTCATTTTTTGCCCTTAGTTTTTCATATAAGAATAACATTAATTTATAAAGAAGACGTTTATTAGTTAAAGCTAAGCGTAATATTCGAAACTTTAGGGACAGGGTAGATCATAATAACTTGTCACCAAAATTAGCAAAAGCACTTTCTAAGTTTGGCATATTTTTGTAGCTAGTTTTTGTTAGTCTTACGCTTCTTGTTTTAAGATCACAAATAGCAATTTTAAAACTAGAACCCATAAAAGGTTCTACCACACAAATGATTTTATCTTCAACCTGCCTTGTTGCATAAATAGTACCTTGAAGAGATGAAAAAAAGTATTTGGGATAAGTCAAGGGCGTTATTTCAACAATATCTATGCTTTCTTCATTTTCAAGCGTTTGCATTATATCCATAGCATCTTCATAGCTCTCAAATTGAATACACCAGTCATCAAATATTTTATTAAAATGTTCTAGATCTTCATCTAAAAAACCACCAGCTAAAGATTGAAAAGTAAAAATAGACACAAATAACACCTTAAAATATATATAGTTTAGAAATTAATTCTAACATATTTAACTTTTAAATTCAAGAATGTGTATTCCTAATTATTAGCTATTAGAAAATTCAATTGCCTTTTTAATTTTATGAAACAAAGCAATAAGAAATAAAGCAGTAAATAAAAATGCAATATATAAATTTAAATCCATGCGTTTATCTCCTAATAAAAAAATTACTAAGCTTATTTATATATAGTATTAAATAATAAACAAATTTTGTTATTATAAAACAATAATAGAGATTTTTATTCAAATAACAATTTGGGATAAAAGTAAAACTTAAGAAGGACAAGTGTGCAAAAAGAATATACATTTTATACTAAGAGTAAAAGATGAAACGATTTGATAGAGTCACCTCTCTTTTATTACTCCTACAAACACGCTCCCTTGTAACAGCTAGATTTTTAGCAGACTATTTTAATGTGAGTGAACGTACAATCTATCGTGATATAAGTTCCCTACAGAGTGCTGGCGTGCCAATACGTGCAGAAGCAGGTATTGGATACTCTTTGTTCCAACGTTCCAACTTACCTCCTATTCGTTTTACACTGGATGAGGCTGCTTCTTTATTGCTTGGGGAAAAACTACTGGTATCGAGTCTTGATGCCAATTCTTTGCAAGATTTTAAACATGCTTTAAATAAAATTAGAGCAGTAATTGATAGTTCAGATAAAGACGGTTTAAATTCTTTTGCTGCTAATATTGAAGTTTTACCTACAGGCAGTCATTTTCCAATGAATAACAAGGGTTACAATGAAAATCAAAATGTGTCTGTTGCTACTAAAAAGAAAGGCTATGAAAGAGAAACAATAACAAGTACTGATCGCTGGTTACGAGAAATAAGAAGC
This window harbors:
- a CDS encoding AraC family transcriptional regulator codes for the protein MGYFNANLDALNFKLFEPHTRLKPYVHSYWLIQKKDFKKEMIYKILSDASMGFSINFAKAYFSKMNNNTFDCIGKFSIDGPTKYPTYLHFDKELYIIGVRFKTAGAYVFFEEKIESFADKNTPLHNTKNWPLDALYNSLISKSTVEERIKEIENFLIKKLQESKKKNAPWMFPLISKVLDNKGDITLDSLCKDFDISIRQMERSFKKEIGLSPKVFLRVIRMRNAKDLLNKLDLESFTKTAHETGFFDQSHFIREFKFFMKETPKNYYKNKLSLTKSSDFKTYPSK
- a CDS encoding NAD(P)H-dependent oxidoreductase; translation: MKKKTLIIMAHSNPNDSKINKRIKHTLENEEDIIYKDIKSLYQDYNFDVKKEQEDLLNAQKIIFQFPLYWWTAPAILKQWMDDIYTYGFAYKYDDKGAWKALNLQNKEFQMIVTIGGSEEDYKNMNVNVKDCLSSYSITASALGMKELDPYLLYGVDTHKYTNEQLDDIMLEVKEHIL
- a CDS encoding sterol desaturase family protein, which produces MNTLNTFILNNEALIRITFFVSIIFIMFFLEVFIPQRKLKIKKQKRWFSNFLLVFLGSFLVKLFLPFAAIGAAILAYEKNIGLFSYLELPYFLEILLSVVLLDLLIYFQHRYFHKNTFFWKFHKVHHSDMDYDLSTALRFHPVEILFSMIIKIAAILILGAPLLAVFIFEIILSSLAVFNHSNIRLNKSFDKYLRFLIVTPDMHRIHHSVHKEELNSNYGFNISFWDKIFSSYTAKPKDEYETMTIGLANLQDKKQMTNILSLLNLPFLSEKK
- a CDS encoding YafY family transcriptional regulator, whose amino-acid sequence is MKRFDRVTSLLLLLQTRSLVTARFLADYFNVSERTIYRDISSLQSAGVPIRAEAGIGYSLFQRSNLPPIRFTLDEAASLLLGEKLLVSSLDANSLQDFKHALNKIRAVIDSSDKDGLNSFAANIEVLPTGSHFPMNNKGYNENQNVSVATKKKGYERETITSTDRWLREIRSSLLNTEVIEINYAALSSNAQTLRCIEPIGLFYYSWHWHLIAWCRKREAYRDFRLDRILSFSPQNEYFLRHSRLTLQEYLKEQQGREELEEIEILFTHEAARFVGEQRYMFGFIEEELQKNAVKMRFLSSMPDYMARWLLQYSNEIEIILGTSLKQELKRLSLELFSHWNKK